DNA from Numida meleagris isolate 19003 breed g44 Domestic line chromosome 24, NumMel1.0, whole genome shotgun sequence:
GAGCACCATGTGAGCTACAAATGGTGAAGGGTTTccaacagccccagcaccagcctGTGCTGTTGGCACCCAGTCTGGCTATCTCAACAACATCCCCTTATCTCCTTGCCCCTGCTTCTTCCCCACCCTCTGCTGCAAGTAGAGATGCCACAGCCTATTCTGGGAGGGATGGGTGAAAAAAGGCAGATAAGGGGTGGCCACCCATTGGGTCCCACCCACGATGTGTGTCCACACCCTTTCTGGTGACCCACACGGTTACCAGAAGTCCATGGGgtccctgccatgggctgcatTGTGCTGCTTTGCCCAGCCACAACCTTGGCCAAGGGCGGATCCTGGTAcagggatgtggcactgtgCACTGGAGGGCTCTGGGACAAtggagtccctgtccctgctgaggGATGTCCCACAGGGCTAACACTGGGGGCTGAGCCACCATATGCAGCACCATGTGCACAGCCTCTCCTCAGGGATGGAGGGTTTAAAAATATCTGGGCCTGTTTGCAAGGCGTTGTGGCCACTCCAGAGTGGTATCTGCGTCACGTTGTCTTCAGCAGGGTGAAGTAAACCTGTCGAGGGCTCTTTTGAATGGGAAAAGGTGAAGCCATTGGGGTGGCACAGCCAGGACATTCCCACTGGAGCTGGGTCCTGTGTCCCCACCTAGACCCGCTCCCCTTGGGGCTGATGGGGCCTTTGGTGGCACGGCCAAGGAGCAACCTGCAGAAACATGATCTGTGGCTGAGCCTcctgcagcatggggctgggcaGGATGGCTGGACACCCTCTGAATCAGCTTTTCTCCTCCACCCCATCAGCACTGCGGGTGGGGGTCCAGCACCACGGTGTTAGGCCAAGCTCTGCACCGTCAGAAGCTGCTCACTCCATCCCTGCCCCAAttcctctgctgtgtttgtAAAATGGAGCTGGGAGCAATGCGACCCTCAGAGGGCTCCCACACGTGGGATGTGTCCTTGGGGTGCTGGATGGAGACATCTCATCCCTCCTGGACACCCCCAGCCCGGAGCTTTGCCAGCGCTGTGACCTGGTGCAGTCCTGTGCCTCAGCTCTTGGACCTCTCAGGATATTTCCAGCAGAACCCCCTCTGCCAGGTCTGGCATCGAGCGCTGCAAGTTGCTCCAGGGCCACATCTGAGATGTGCCAGGAGGAAGGGAACAAAAAACCCCAGTGGCAGCCCTGCGGGAGCCCCACACCAGCACGGCacctggggaaactgaggctcGGCGCTGATGTTTGGCAAAGGTTGTGCCATGAGTCAGCAGCGTGCTGGCAAAGGGACGCAGCGCTGGAGCCAGCAACCTCACCCTGCCGCCCTTCTCCCCGGCGAGACCCCCCACCcgccttctctctccttccacctTCCTTTGAGGCTTTCTCGGGAATTTATGGCTGCGCTCGTGCTGGCTCAAGCCGGGGTTATTTTTAGACTCTATAAAAAGCTGCCAGAGCCACTTTGCGCTGTGCTCCCGCGTGGCGCGCTGGGAATATTCACGCTTGGTGAATTGGCACCTGCCGGCGGGGCCGCGCTGGCTGCTCGCCGAGTTGGGGGCTCACAGGGCTCCAGGCGAGCTGGGGCGTTTTGGCCGCTGCCACAAGGGCTGGGTTGGAGCTGTTCCTCCTGCGTGCAGCCACGATTTTGCTGAGCTAAATGTGTCTGAGCCAGTCTAGACATGAGCTTACGGCGACCGCTTCTCGCTGTCCCCTTGGGTGCCCACAGTGCTGCCACAGGGATGGAGCTTCACATCAGGCTGTGATGCCCTGGCTGGATCCAGGTGTGCGGTGCACAGCACTGGGGTGCCCATCCAGCCCAGGGCTGCGGTAACCTTTGTGTTATCTGCTGTTTTTgcccctggtgctgctggctggtggGTGAATTCCTGAGGAATAACGCTTTGCTCCCTGTCCCAGGAGTTGGCACATGATGGCCCGGACACCCATGTACCAGGCAGCAGGCAATGTCCCGTCACTGTGCTCTCCCCAGCCCTCACCCCTTTTTCCCATGTCACACAGATTGATGAGATGCCAGAAGCTGCAGTAAAATCCTCCTCCAACAAATACCAAGTCTTCTTCTTTGGGACCCATGAAACGTGAGTGGGGTCATGGTGCATGTGGGGGTGGGGTCTGTGGGGCCATTGGGGTCATGGATGGGTCCCACTCTCTGTGGTCTGGGTCTCTTTGGGGGCCACGATGCCAGTgagccccctccccagctgctgttCCTCGTTGCTTCCCCCTGAGCAGGGCATTCCTGGGGCCCAAAGACCTCTTCCCCTATGAAGAATGCAAGGAGAAGTTTGGGAAGCCCAACAAAAGGAAAGGGTTCAGCGAAGGTTTGTGGGAAATCGAGCACAACCCAACTGTCAAAGCCTCCGGGTACCAGGTGGGCAACATCCCTCTGTGGCCACCTCCTGCCCTGTTCCCTGGGTGCCCTGTCCCCCTCTAAGCCCTGCATGTCtgtcccccccccacccccagcccacccAGAAGAAGACCTGCCCTGAGGATGCTGAGCCAGAGCAGGAGCCAGAGGGTGACGGGGAGAAGAAGGGCAACGCGGAGGGCAGCAGCGATGAGGAGGGGAAGCTAGTGATCGACGAGCAGTCCAAGGAGAAGAACGAGAAAGCCGGGATCAAGAGGAAAGCGGAAGATGCTTTGGAGGTAGGAAGGGGACAGGGACGTGGTAGGAGGGCACCGGGGCTGGGCTGAGCCCATTTCTCCCTACCCAGGCCTCCCCCAAGCGCGCCAAGGAGATGGAggggcaggaagcagagcagaaggtaGACAACGAAGAGGCCCCCAAGGAGGAGCCAAAACCCAACCCAGCCgaaggggagaaggagaagaacagCGACGCCGCCAGCGTGCCGGACGCCAACGAAGCCAAGCAGGAGGGCAAGGATAAAGCGGAGGAGGTCAGAGACCACAAGGAGAGGTGAGGGCAGTGAACGGGGTGGCCCCAGACCCCAAAAAGCGGGCTCCCTTCTATCCACATGGGCActggggggcagccctggcagcagagTGGGGATCTCAGTGCTGTGGGGTCCATCATCGCATTTCTTCTCGGCTCTCACAGCCTGTAGTGGCCTCCCTGGCGAGCTGATCTCctgctgccccttccctgcTGGGCTCCCAGGGTGTTGCCCCATCTCGCCCTCGTCGCCTCGTCAACGTCCACGGCTCcggaaacaagaaacaaacggaaaatgaaattcaaagaagacagaagaagaaaaaaagaaaaaaaaaaaaaaaaaaaggaagaaatgaagagaaaccCAGTAATGAGAACCCCTGAACCAACCCGCATCTCCTGGCCCTGCCGTCGCGGGGCGCATGCTTTGTATTAGTGATTTCTAGGGGGCTGATCAGttgatttgaaataaaagcGATTCATGCCTTTTTAAAGTGCTTCTGCCTGCGTTTTCCTCTGGAGGTGTTGGCCCCTTCCTGCCCTGGGCCCCTTTTGGGTCATTTTGTATTCTTGATACCAGAAGGAGCCCTGAAGGAAACGCAAATGGGAACGGAGGTGAActgaggaaggggaaaagaaagagatggggGCCCAGAGCCTCCGCCCTGACcccctggggagctgtggggctggagctgcagcagaaaatggAGCCCTGGCCGGGCTGCAGCACCATAGATAAAGCCGGGCTCGCAGCCGCCctgcccgctgctgctgctcccctcgAGCCCCTCTGTCCGGGCCTACTAATGTGGGGGGCAATGGGGGCCTCGGGAGGCGGCTGGAACTACAGCTCCCGGCGTGCCCCGCGGGGTGCCCCACGTGATCGCTCCGCCCAATCGCGGCCACTCCCGGCATGCACCGCGCCAGAGGCGGGGGGACAGAGGCCCAGCGCCCGCTGGGAGCTGGGGTGTGGGGGtcttggggggggggagttGGGGAAGCGCTGCGGGTTTGAACCCAGTCCCGTGCCCCCAGCCTTGGCACCATGCGTCTCTCGGCTCTCCTGGGCGTAGCGGCTCGTCTTAAGCTACCCAAGGATTACCGGCACGGCACTTGGCGGCCCGGCACCGCCGCCGAACGCCTCCGGAACCCCCCGGGGCAACGCCGCAAGAAAATCTTCGTGGAACCCATCAGCAGAGAGGATTGGAAAGTGTTCCGCGGTGACACGGTGAGCACACGGCACAAACCCGGGGGTACGAGGCTGGGGGAAGCCCCCGCTgaccgccccccccccccccccccccacccccaccccgtGCAGGTCCAGGTGCTGACCGGGAAGGACTCGGGGAAGCAGGGGATGGTCACCCAGGTTGTACGGGCCCGCAACTGGGTCGTGGTGGAAGGGCTGAACACGGTGAGTGTCAAACGCCGGGGTGGTCCCGGATGCATCCCGATGAACGCCGAGCAGCCGTAACCCTGCCCTGTCCCGCAGCACTACCGCTATGTCAATAGGAACGCCAAGTACAGCGGCACCTACATCGCCAGCGAGGCCCCGCTGCTGCTCAACCAGATCGCCCTGGTGGATCCCGAGGACCGGTAATTCGCAGTAGGGAACTGGGGAGCCCGCTGTTGGCTCAGCACCGACCTTCTCAGTAGACCTTCTCTttgcccctcactgcaagaaagacattgaggccctggagcgtgtgcagaggagggcgacgaagctggtgaggggtctggagcacagggctgatgaggagcggctgagggagctgggattgttcagtctggagaagaggaggctcaggggagacctcatggctctctataactacctgaagggaggttgtagtgaaccgggggtcggcctcttctctcttgtaaccggtgacaggacgagggggaatggcttcaagctgcaccaggggagatttaggctggacatgaggaaatactgcttttctgaaagagtggtcaggtgctggaacgggctgcccagggaggtggttgagtcaccgtccctggagatgttcacGAAACGTTTAGATctagcgttgagagacatggcttagtggggttatgttggtggtaggtggatggttggactagggaatcttgtaggtcttttccaacctagctgattctatgattctatgattctcgCACCCTGTGCCCACCAGGAAGCCGACTGAGGTAGACTGGAGGTACACAGAGGAGGGCGAGCGTGTCCGCGTCTCGTTACGCACCGGCCGCATCATCCCCCTACCCCTGAGGCAGCGCCGGGACGGCATCGTTCCTGAGCAGTATATCGGTGAGGGGGACGGGGGTtggctctgagctgcagaagcCAGCGAGGTGCTTGGAGGCTCAGCGCCGTCCCCTCCACCCGCAGATGGCCCCAAGGACACATCGGTGGATGACGCGCTGGATAAAACCTACACGCCGTCCCTGAAGACCTTTGAGGAGGAGATCATGGACGCCATGGGGATTGTGGAGACACGCAGGGCCAAGAAGTCCTACTGGTACTAAATCCTACGTGGAACTTGGCCTGGAGCTGCGTTCCGTGCTCCAACGGCAGCAGCTTGCAATAAAGATGCCCCTTTATTTTTCATGGCCGTGGTGCTTTGTGGCAGCTCTTGGTCACACTGACAGGATCCAAACTGTCCTgctctgccccctcccctcctgctcaCTCAGTCCAAGCCCTGCACCATGTAAAAAACAGGTTTTATTGTAGCTCGGGCCtcgcagccagcagctgggcaccCATCAGTCCCCACAGTATTGCTTAGCCCTGCCCCTGCCCGCAGGGCTCCACTCCACCCCTCACCGTGTCTTCATCCTCACCACTGTCCTTGTCCAGGCCTGACAGCACTGCATCCAGTGGTACCCGTGCGGCCACCAGCACCAGGTTGCGTGGGGAGAACCGGGGGTTGAAGAGGGGCACAAGGGCGCACTGGAAACCTgtggaaagagagagatggtTGGCACCTGCAGAGCCCCAGAGCCCCCTACCGCGCTGGCACTCACCTTGCTCTCGCAGGTAAAGCAGGCGATCGAGCAGGATGAGGGTCTCCACCAgtggggccagcagcagcaccaggctgaaGAAGGCAACCACCTTGTGCTGCTGACGCAGCATGGTGCACACTGACTCTGAATCCAGAGGCACGGAGGCTGAATCCAGCCCCACAAGTGGCAGCCCCAGCCGAGCATACCTGTGGGACAAAGCCATGCCGGTCCCACAAGTGCCCAAGGAAGATGCCAGGAGGGGGGGATCGAAGGGGCACCCACCCCATACGCACTCGGGGAAGCTGAGTGTGTGGGCTTTCTTCACTGTCTGCACTCCCAGGTGCTTCTTGCTGGGGTCAGCTGCCCGGATGAGGGTTTCCAGCACAGCACGGTAGCAGTGAACGCGCAAGCATTCACTGTCCCTGCCCAGCCTCTCTGTGTACTCCTCCACAGCATGGCATGCAGCCTCACGAGCCCGGTAGGAAAGCGTGTGGCCCGGCAACCCAGCCACCCAAGTGCTCAGTGGGTAGCCTGGAAGGCTGGAACCAGTTGGCTCAGGGCACGTGGAGAGCTTCATATAGCAGCAAGCTGCAGAGGTGACAGCAGCCACCTGGGGGCTGCGGGCAAAGTGGCGCAGCAGGGCCACGCTGAGGTCCCCACAGGCATGAAGTCCTGTCAGCAGTATCCGCTCACTGTCCGTGGACATTGCCAATGGGTTCCTGGCGGCGAGGGCTGGCCCTGGGGTGGGGGCCAGCAGGAATTCTTGCCCAGGAACCTGAGGGTCCAGCCAGCCAGCCACGTGTTGAGGGCATCGGGGACAAAGGGACGCAGGATCTGTACGTTCTGGGGCTGTgtttgggtggtgctgggagGGTGGCAGCCTCCTAGTGTCACTCCGTGCCTGGGCTTTCTTCAGCTCCCGCAGCAGCTCCTGGTCAAAGCGCTCTGCCAGGCTGACCAGGCGGCTGTCACCCTCCACAGCGGTGACGGACAAGCCAAGACTGAAGGCCAGGAAGCGTGAGAAGTGGCCCTGGGGGGGCAAGGGGACATGTCTGTGCGGGGGACATCCCTGAGGGTCACCTCGCAGCGGTTCCCTCCTACCTGCCCTGCACCCACATCCACCACTCGGTCACAGCCAGTGGCCTGGCTCAGCCGCTGCAGTACCTGTGGGGAGAGGGGACCGTGGGTTGACAGGGAAGCTGTGAGGTGACACTGGAGGGGAGAACTGGGGTACCTACCTTGCCGAGGCGCCGGATCTCGTGCTGCTTCTTGGGCTTGACATGGCGGCGCAGCAGTGGGTGCAAGTGGGGGCTTTGGCAGGGTGGGCATGGGGCCCCCCCCAGCTGTCCCCGGGGGAAGGAGAGCGCATGGGCAGCAGCGACAAAGGCCAGCAGGGAGAGTGGCCACACTGTGCCTGGCCCCACCGTGGCCCCTGTTCCCAGCAGCATGGTGGCCAGCTGCGGGGGATCTGCCACCTCCAGGGCTGCCTGCCAGGCCGGGGGGAGCTTTGCCCACAGCCCCTCAGCAAAGAAGTCCTGTGGGGAGTGAGAGTTGCTGAacacagggctggggacacgCTGGGGACATGGAGGACACGCTGGGAACACTCACAATGATGTAGGCGTCGAGCAGGGGACGGTACAGCGACAGGAGGCGGATGATGTCTGCTGCTcgctgctgctcccagtgcaAGGGGGGGCAGGGGGCACCTGCCATGGCCGTGATGTCACACTGTGATGTCACCTGAGGGTGTGATGTCACTCAGAGACCCCTCCTCTGGGGTCATGACATCACCCAGGGATGCCAACCCCCTGCCCGTCCATGACCTAACAGAGCCACAACATCCTTCAGTGCCATGACGCCATAGGGCTGTGACATCATCCACAGCTACAGCTCTTTACCTGCACCCGTGACATCACAGATCCGTGACATAACACGGTCGTGATGTCATGAGATGAGCTAGACCCCCTACCCAGGATCTCCTGGGCCATAGAGGCGCCCCTCCCACAGGCCAGAGCGGCCCCATGCGCCACTCACCGCCCGGCCCCTCCGCGTTCCCGCCGCGCCTCCGCGCATGCGTAACCGCCCGCGCGGCGCCCACGGAGCATGCGCAGCTCTGCCACCACCCCACTGCACAGGCGCCCGGGTGCTGCGCGAGGGTCGTGCGCATGCGCCTAGACGGCACTCGGGCTTCCGTTGCCGGCAGTTTCCGCTTCCGGTGGCgggagggagggggctgggTGCCGGGTGCCGTCGCCTTCAGCATGTCGGATCTCATCATCAACGTCAGCTTCGGGCTCGCCGCGCCCGCCCGCCGCGACCCGGCCGGGAACCGCAAGCACAGAAACTTCGTGAGGCGGCGGCGGTTGGAGCGGAAGCGTGCGCTCGGGCAGAAGCAGCGCCCGGCAGCACCGCAGCCCGGAGGGGGCCTCCCGAGGAAGCGCGGCTGCAGAGCCCGCGGGAAGAGGAGGCCGgaggcgggcggcggggagcgggagGAGCACGAAGAGAACGACCCCCCTGGGTCCTCCGGCGGCACTAAGCCTTCAGCCCGCAGCACCACGCAGGAAACGGGCACCAAAGGGTCGCAGCGAGCAAAGAAAGCCACCAAGGCCCTGGTGCGAGCCCCCGGGCTGCCCCCGGCGCCTAGCAAGTTTGTGGCGATCGACTGCGAGATGGTGGGCACGGGGCCCGGTGGGCGCAACAGTGACTTGGCCCGCTGTAGCATTGTGGACTATGAGGGTGACGTGCTGTACGACCGCTACGTGCGGCCCGCAGAGCCCATCGTGGACTACCGCACCCGCTGGAGTGGCATCCGCAAGCAGCACATGGCCAACGCTGTCCCCTTCTGCAAGGCCCAGCGGGAGGTGTGGTGTTGGGGGTGGTGTGGCCatggagcagggaaggaagacCATGCTCCTGGTGGGCTTCCAGGGCTGTCTGTGGTGGGCGGGGGGCTGCTGAGGACGTGACACCTTGGTGGGGTCTGCCCACATCCCATTTCTTGTCCTGCAGTGGAGAGGACACTTCCCCATGCATCTGCTGCTCCCATTCTGTCCCACATCATAGCCCAAAAGCTGTAATTCCTACTGGCAGCAGGGTAGACCCATGCTCCTGGGCACGAGCACCACTCTCTGTGGGGCAGAACCCTCTGATGGGTAGCATGGTGCACTGGGGCTTGCTCTAAtgttctctctttccctccccagaTCCTGAAGATCCTATCTGGGAAGGTGGTGATTGGCCACGCCATACACAATGACTTCAAGGCTCTGAAGTACTCTCACCCCAAAGTGCTCACCCGTGACACATCCAAAATCCCCTTATTGAACCAAAAGGGTGGGTTCCCCGAGGATGTCTCCATTTCCCTGAAGCGCCTCGCCAAGGAACTGCTGCACAAAGATATCCAGGTCTGCTGCTGGCCCTGTTTCATTCCTTAGCAGGTTCCACAGGAGGCTGCTGCAAAGCCACTTCTGGGGCAAGAAattccccagtgtccccagggaGCAGCGTGGGGAACGAACAGGCAGCATGAAGGGGCTGTGGGGAGCGTGCAAGAGCAGGAAGGTTTGCCCTGCTTGTTTGCAATCTATGCTTGGGGAAGGAACAGAGATGTGTTGTGTCCCATCCTGGGACTGGGGAATCCCAAGGTCAGTCACTGCCTTGTACCTCGctctcttctttcctgaaaGGCCACttgcaggagcagctcagctgcagagctggcagctgagAACATTGCTggggctttttctttctcagcagtgcCTTGGGCTGTGCCAACTCTTTGTCACTGTCCCCAACAGGTTGGCAAAAGCGGACATTCTTCAGTGGAGGACGCCAGGACCACCATGGAGCTGTACAAAGTCGTGGAAGCAGAGTGGGAGCAACACTTGATGCTGAACTCTGAGCAGGAGTGACTGCCCCACAGTCCAGCGCAGACCTCGCAGGGTTCTCAGAGCCTGGAGCCAGTGGGAGAAAGAATAGGatggagcagaggcagaaagTGCTGTGGGGCACTGCAGCCCCCTGGTAGTGGGGATAGTGGCATCATCAAGTTATGACTGTCCTTTCTCCCTACTCTGAGCATTGCACATGCCTTTGTTATACTGCGCTCTGTACCCCACCAGCAATGTGGGGAGAGCAGGGGCCACCTGTGCCTTCTGGGGGTCTCTCCAGTCCCAGATCAGCTCTGGGCTGTCAGAGCCTTATGGGACCCCAATCACGTTTGGGTGCCCAAGCCTGGCTGTACCAGGTAGAGCATTCCTGGGAGAGCAGCTGGGGGGTCCTTGTGGACAGGGGTTCTGcccagctgtgggcagagaGAGGACAGGGACAGCTCCAGCTACAGCACTGGGGCCGTGCCAGCCGGGCTCGTCCTGACAGATCCAAACCCAGCAAGTAACCTCTCATGTCCTCAGGCCAGTTACCTCCCATGTTTCATAACTACCTCTGACAAGGACCAGCAGGGGCCATGACTGCCACAGGGCTCCGGGACACAGGACGGGCTGAGGCAGGTCCCGCCAGCCGGGAAGTCCCCACgctcctgggagctgctcccCCGTGGGATTTGAGTGCTGCCTTCCTCTTTTGCGTAAGTGCTGCTGCGGGGGCTGGGGCGGGACCGCTGTCCCCatccgtctgtctgtccgtGCCACTGGGGACGCCGTGTCCTTCACGGACACCTCTGAACGCCGACATGTATTTGTTTGCTGAACTCTTGAACGTGCCCCGAGTTCTCGGTCTGCTCTGGTTAGCCCACCGTCGAGCTGCTTTGAAGTGAAATGTTTATGTTCAAAATgcccattaaaaagaaatgattaacaagcccttcctttctgcagcGGTGGGGATGGAGAGGGCTGCAGGGCCCTGGGGAAGGTGCTTAGCCCCGAGTGCACGGGAAGCGGTGCAGCCTGCACCCGTGGGGCATGTGACGACCGTGTCTGTCCCCCCCTGCGTCCCAAATTGCCAAGCTTGGCCGTGTATGGAGCAACAGGGGAAGCAGGAGGCACTTCCCACATCCCCAGCTTGCAGGCTCTGCGTGAAATCTTGATGTTGTTTGAAGTCAAAGCAGTTCAGGAGGGGGCCAGGGAAGGGCTTGCAAAGGAACAGGCACCGGCCTCGGCAAGGTCAGTCCCAAAATGGGttgagcagggctgcaggcacgGGCTGCTCCCCCACCTCTAAATCCTGTTTCTTGTGACCCCATTTTGGGGCcagggctgcacagagaggggaGAGGTGCCCAtgcctggtgctgagcagcagagctttGTCCTTCTGGGCTCCAAGCAGGCCCCTGGTGCCTGGGGTGACTGCTGTCAGCCGTCACCCAccacctgccagcagctgcttcGTGCTGACCTTTCCTGTACCTCTTCTTTATGCCCAGGTGTGAGCCAGCCCTACACAGGGCTCTGCAAAGTTCCAGCAATACTGGGACCGGTGTGCAGAGCCCAGGCTTCCTCCCCTTATTTCAGGCTGTGTGGACAGAGCTGTCCCCAGCTGGTACCCCCCATCTGCACCTGAGCCCCATAGTGGAGAGAGACTGGGAGTGGAGGAGAAGAGGGGTTTGGGGAGCAAAATGGGTCCTgaccccagctctgctgggcttAAGCTGGGTTCTGCTCTCTCCTTCCTGAGGCCCCATTAACAGCAAGATGAAAACATCACACTGACACTGTCCCTAGCTGGTGGATGCACTGTGCCCAGGGCAGAGTGGGCTGGGGACCGGCAGAATCTTCCCCTTGAGCCCCCCACTGCCACCGTTCCCTTGGCAATGAGCTCTGCCCACCCAGGATCCTGCTGgtgtggcagcaggagggagccTCGGCTCTCATTCCCTTCCCTGCATGAGGAGTGGAGCAGCCAAAACCAACAtgcccagcccaggctgctcGCCCTCTGCACCTCCTCCATCACCACAGCTCCAGCTGGTGGGCGCTGCCGGAGCGATGCCGGTGCTGAGTGGACCCTGGGAGCGCAGCCAGCCTGACCGGGGCATCCCCGTGCGTAGCTAGACACGACGGGCCCGAATGCACGTcacattttccagtgtttcGGGGGTGTTTATGCCTTTATGCTCAACTCTCAGCATGTTCCAGGCAAGGATAAGGGGTGGGAGCGACAATCGTGGCCGGAATAAAACGCTTCCCAACCTCCAGATGTTTGGCTGCATGACGAGAGCGGCCGAGCGAGAGACACTCGTTAAAAATCTGCCGGGTTTGGGGATGTCTGGGTCACTAGGAGGGGACAGTGGGGGCCCTGGTGTAAAGGATAGGGCCAGACAGCAGAGACCGAGGGGGAATTCTGTGGTCACAGCACCCGGAGCCCTGCaggatgctttcatttttgcttttaaacatgGGGGTGCCGGTGAGGGATGCCCAAGCCATGCAGTCAGGGGACAGAGGAGCAGGCAGCACGTTACCAAGCAGCCGTGCACACGTGTCCCTCGTGCAGTGTGCGTCCACTGGAGAGCTGTTGTGGCCCCAAGCACAAAGGAAGGTGAGGAGGCACCGGAGAGGCCGGGAGCCTTTGTGTCTGGCTGCGTTTGGAAGCAATTAAAGTAGGGTGGGAGTTTACAATCTGGGTTATAAATGGCCGACGGTTAAAAAGTTTTTACCTCTGGAAATGAGAACCATGCGGTCCGGCCCCATCTTGTCTGCAGATGTCGGGTGAGCCCCCGCTTAATGGAGCTcggggggggaaggggggggtcACAGCCTGGGGACAGGGGCTCCAACGGGGACCACAACGGGGTCCTATGGGTGCTGTGCCACCGCTGTGCTCCCTGCGAGGGGCTCAGGGCCGTTGTTGCTGTCACTCCACAGGGACTGGGGGCAACTGGGGGGCCGCGGTggtgctcagagggctgtggttCGCTGGGATCACTGCAGTGCGTTGCAGTGCCAGCTGTTTCCAGTGGCCGAtccagctgtgcagccaggCGTGGGAGCTCCGTGGCTCCAGCGTAATCCCCGTCTCCGTGTGCAGCCATCCTGGGACAAACGGCCCCACTCGCGTTTGCAGCCGGAGCCAGGGCTTCGTGGGCCAGGAAAGGGGgaatggggggggggaacagAGAGGGTTTATCCACCCTTCCCCGTGCAATTCCTTCCAGATGTGGGGCTGCGGGGTTCGGTTCCACCCGGCCGCGTCCTGGGGGCTCGGCGTGAGGGtccacagctctgcccacacCCCCACCCGTGCTCCCCTGCAGCCGGTTCTCCTGGAAATGTGGCATTTTTTCGCTCTTTCTCCAAATATGGGGGTAAAACGTTCAGCATCACTCATCCCCCCACGCTGGAGGGGACGTAGATCCTGTTACACAGGGATGAAAGGGATGGGGGTGACCCTCGTCGGAcccctccagctctgcctgggggTGCACGGGTGGGGTGCAGCGTGgggctttttcctttccccatgcTTCCCATGCTGCAGCCCGCGGAGCATCGGCGACGCTGTAGGTAAGGTTATGTCAGCCCTTTGTTACAAATCCTGTTCTTCAGGGGATTAGAGGCATGCTGCAAGCCAGGGCTTGGCTCACGAAAATCACAGCCTAGAAATTTGGGGGCGAGGAAGCCGGGGCCAGGAGGAGGGGAGGCAGATCCCAGCAAGAGGGGTTTCaggaagggcaggagggagctggaaGGCACTTCCCAAGCTGTGAGCAGCGAGCTCAGCTTTACTGCTGGTTTGCACGGGCTGTGCAGAGATCTCCAGCTGTTGGGTGGCCCTCTGCACCCCAAATCTGCCAAACCTTGGACCCGTGGGGCAGCCCGCACTCCTGCAGACAATGGACATGGCTGAGGGTATCCACCACCGCACAGAAGTCTGTT
Protein-coding regions in this window:
- the MRPL24 gene encoding 39S ribosomal protein L24, mitochondrial, with translation MRLSALLGVAARLKLPKDYRHGTWRPGTAAERLRNPPGQRRKKIFVEPISREDWKVFRGDTVQVLTGKDSGKQGMVTQVVRARNWVVVEGLNTHYRYVNRNAKYSGTYIASEAPLLLNQIALVDPEDRKPTEVDWRYTEEGERVRVSLRTGRIIPLPLRQRRDGIVPEQYIDGPKDTSVDDALDKTYTPSLKTFEEEIMDAMGIVETRRAKKSYWY
- the HDGF gene encoding hepatoma-derived growth factor (The sequence of the model RefSeq protein was modified relative to this genomic sequence to represent the inferred CDS: added 87 bases not found in genome assembly), with amino-acid sequence MSRSHRQKEYKCGDLVFAKMKGYPHWPARIDEMPEAAVKSSSNKYQVFFFGTHETAFLGPKDLFPYEECKEKFGKPNKRKGFSEGLWEIEHNPTVKASGYQPTQKKTCPEDAEPEQEPEGDGEKKGNAEGSSDEEGKLVIDEQSKEKNEKAGIKRKAEDALEASPKRAKEMEGQEAEQKVDNEEAPKEEPKPNPAEGEKEKNSDAASVPDANEAKQEGKDKAEEVRDHKESL